The following proteins are encoded in a genomic region of Columba livia isolate bColLiv1 breed racing homer chromosome 17, bColLiv1.pat.W.v2, whole genome shotgun sequence:
- the HNF1A gene encoding hepatocyte nuclear factor 1-alpha produces MVSKLSHLQVELLGALLESGLTKETLIKALSEAEPYVLQSESQRAINALQTEKGEPCPDIPNGIGESRLSEDETSDDGEEFTPPIMKELENLSPEEAAHQKAVVERLLQEDPWRVAKMVKSYLQQHNIPQREVVDTTGLNQSHLSQHLNKGTPMKTQKRAALYTWYVRKQREVAQQFTHAGQGILTEEPMGDDLPTKKGRRNRFKWGPASQQILFQAYERQKNPSKEEREALVEECNRAECIQRGVSPSQAQGLGSNLVTEVRVYNWFANRRKEEAFRHKLAMDTFSGPQPSSAPPLTPHNSSSLQPTSALSPSKVHGVRYNQQPASEAESSSSNHHGNSSMVTTQTILHQVSPPGLEPSQNLLSTDTKLVSAPGGTLPPVSTLTALHSLEQNPHTLSQQTQNLIMASLPGVMAIGAGETSSLAPAFTNTGASTLVIGLASTQPQSVPVINSMGSSLTTLQPVQFSQQLHPSYQQPLMQQVQSHINQSPFMATMAQIQNPHALYGPKSEVAQYTHTGLLPQTMVITDTANLSTLTNLTPTKQAFTSDSETHTESGMHTPVSQAPTIHLQNQDTTIQHLQPGPRLTSSPAVSSSSLVLYQSSDSTNSHSQLLPSTHNAMETFISTQMASSTQ; encoded by the exons ATGGTCTCGAAGCTGAGTCATCTTCAagtggagctgctgggagcGCTGCTGGAGTCGGGACTGACCAAGGAGACCCTGATTAAGGCGCTGAGCGAAGCGGAACCCTACGTGCTCCAGAGCGAAAGTCAGCGTGCTATCAATGCGCTCCAGACGGAGAAAGGGGAACCCTGTCCCGACATCCCCAACGGAATCGGGGAGTCCAGGCTATCGGAAGATGAAACCTCTGATGACGGGGAGGAATTTACCCCTCCAATAATGAAGGAGCTGGAAAACTTGAGCCCTGAGGAGGCTGCTCACCAGAAGGCTGTGGTGGAAAGACTATTACA AGAGGATCCCTGGCGAGTAGCAAAGATGGTGAAATCCTACCTCCAGCAGCACAACATCCCCCAGCGTGAGGTGGTGGACACGACTGGTCTGAACCAATCGCACCTCTCGCAGCACCTCAACAAGGGCACTCCCATGAAGACCCAAAAGAGGGCAGCCCTCTACACCTGGTACGTCCGCAAGCAGCGAGAGGTGGCGCAGC AATTCACACACGCTGGCCAGGGCATTCTGACAGAGGAGCCCATGGGAGATGACCTGCCCAccaagaagggaagaagaaaccGCTTTAAGTGGGGTCCTGCCTCCCAACAGATCCTGTTCCAAGCCtatgagagacagaaaaaccccagcaaagaagagagagaggcaCTGGTGGAAGAGTGCAACAG AGCAGAGTGTATTCAGAGAGGTGTTTCCCCATCTCAGGCCCAGGGCCTGGGCTCAAACCTGGTGACAGAGGTCAGAGTCTACAACTGGTTTGCCAATCGCAGGAAGGAGGAGGCTTTCCGGCACAAGCTGGCCATGGACACCTTCAGCGGAccgcagcccagctctgctcccccgCTAACTCCTCACAACTCTTCCTCCCTCCAGCCAACATCTGCTCTCTCACCCAGCAAAGTTCACG gagtgaggtacAACCAGCAGCCAGCCAGCGAGGCAGAGTCCTCCAGCAGCAACCACCATGGGAACAGCTCCATGGTGACCACCCAGACCATCCTGCACCAGGTTTCTCCCCCTGGACTGGAGCCCAGCCAGAACCTCCTGAGCACAGACACTAAGCTG GTCTCGGCTCCCGGAGGAACTCTCCCTCCTGTCAGCACCCTGACCGCCCTGCACAGCCTCGAGCAAAACCCACACACGCTGAGCCAGCAAACTCAGAACCTCATCATGGCATCCCTGCCAGGGGTCATGGCCATCGGAGCGGGCGAGACCTCGTCCCTAGCGCCAGCGTTCACCAACACCGGAGCCTCCACCCTGGTGATCG GCCTGGCCTCAACCCAGCCCCAGAGCGTCCCTGTAATAAACAGCATGGGGAGCAGCCTCACCACCCTGCAGCCCGTCCAGTTCTCCCAGCAACTGCACCCGTCTTACCAGCAGCCCCTCATGCAGCAGGTCCAGAGCCACATCAACCAGAGCCCCTTCATGGCTACCATGGCTCAAATACAGAACCCTCACG CTCTctatggccccaagtctgaagTGGCCCAATATACACATACAGGCCTCTTGCCACAAACCATGGTGATAACAGACACAGCCAATCTCAGCACTCTGACTAACCTGACACCAACTAAACAG gCATTCACGTCTGACTCAGAGACTCACACAGAGTCTGGGATGCATACACCAGTGTCACAGGCACCAACGATACATTTACAGAACCAAGACACAACCATCCAGCACCTCCAGCCGGGCCCTCGCCTCACCTCAAGCCCTGCTG TGTCCTCTAGCAGCCTGGTGCTCTACCAAAGCTCTGACTCCACCAACAGCCACAGCCAGCTGCTGCCATCCACTCACAACGCCATGGAGACCTTCATCTCCACGCAGATGGCATCCTCCACCCAGTAA